From the Calonectris borealis chromosome 4, bCalBor7.hap1.2, whole genome shotgun sequence genome, one window contains:
- the RWDD4 gene encoding RWD domain-containing protein 4, with amino-acid sequence MAANEDQEMELEALRSIYEGDLCFRELSPVSFQYRIGESGDPKAFLIEVSWPETYPQTAPVISMDAFFNNTISSAIKQSILDKLMVEVEANLGTAMTYTLFEYAKDNKELLMENQPVNTVTSVSNSIAIGTPHVPASKKKDKKEQLSKTQKRKLADKTDNKGELPRGWNWVDVIKHVSIFKLSSNTKKICKK; translated from the exons ATGGCGGCCAACGAGGACCAGGAG ATGGAGCTGGAAGCGCTGCGCTCTATCTACGAGGGAGATCTGTGCTTCAGGGAGCTTAGCCCGGTTTCCTTCCAGTACAGG atAGGTGAAAGTGGAGATCCCAAAGCCTTTCTAATAGAAGTTTCTTGGCCGGAAACATATCCACAAACAGCACCAGTCATATCGATGGATGCTTTCTTCAACAACACAAT ATCTTCAGCTATTAAACAAAGTATATTGGATAAGTTAATGGTAGAAGTTGAAGCGAATCTTGGAACTGCTATGACATACACACTTTTTGAATATGCCAAAGATAATAAAGAGTTGTTAATGGAAAATCAGCCTGTTAACACTGTG ACTTCAGTAAGCAATAGTATTGCAATTGGAACTCCTCACGTGCCAGCAagtaagaaaaaagataaaaaggagcAGTTATCCAAAACCCAGAAACGGAAACTAGCCGATAAAACAG ATAACAAAGGGGAGCTTCCGCGAGGATGGAACTGGGTGGACGTAATTAAG CATGTAAGTATTTTCAAGTTATCTTCTAACACTAAAAAGATTTGCAAGAAATAG